The following are encoded together in the Candidatus Omnitrophota bacterium genome:
- a CDS encoding AAA family ATPase, translating to MYTSFWGLKAKPFENTPDPQFIYYSKQHKEAVARLLYVVREHKGAALFTGEYGSGKTLLSRVLWHELQQENRFQSVFILNPRLSGLEFIQEIVHQLSNSEAASNKIDLFHALHRILYANHNAGKHTVIIIDEAQAIQDQDIFEEIRLLLNFQLDDAFLLTIILIGQPELKYSVMSLPQFMQRLAVRYHLKALDENETKEYIRHRLKVGGATRDIFEEEALKEVYFCTSGTPRRINTICDLALLVGFGNGAAMIDKKTISKINEDLGSADFDVPFTNPASSSGVSEQVKSNLENLGLDSKPRKK from the coding sequence ATGTACACTTCTTTTTGGGGATTAAAAGCGAAGCCGTTCGAAAATACGCCTGACCCGCAATTCATCTATTATTCGAAGCAGCATAAAGAGGCGGTCGCCAGGCTGCTTTATGTGGTCCGCGAACACAAAGGCGCGGCGCTGTTTACCGGAGAATACGGCAGCGGAAAGACCCTTTTGTCGCGCGTCCTCTGGCATGAGCTTCAGCAGGAAAACAGGTTCCAGTCGGTGTTTATCCTTAATCCCCGGCTCTCCGGCCTGGAATTCATCCAGGAGATCGTCCATCAGCTGAGCAACTCCGAGGCGGCGTCGAACAAGATCGACTTATTCCATGCCCTGCACCGGATACTTTACGCAAATCATAACGCCGGCAAGCACACGGTAATAATAATCGATGAGGCGCAGGCGATCCAGGACCAGGATATATTCGAGGAAATAAGGCTTTTGTTGAATTTTCAGCTGGATGACGCGTTCCTGCTCACCATAATACTTATCGGCCAGCCCGAGCTCAAATACAGCGTGATGAGCCTGCCGCAGTTTATGCAGCGGCTGGCGGTGCGTTATCACCTTAAAGCGCTGGATGAGAATGAGACAAAAGAATACATCCGGCACCGCCTTAAAGTCGGCGGGGCAACCAGGGATATATTCGAGGAAGAAGCGCTGAAAGAGGTTTATTTCTGCACCTCAGGCACGCCAAGGCGGATAAATACGATCTGCGACCTGGCGCTTTTGGTCGGGTTTGGCAACGGCGCGGCTATGATCGACAAGAAGACCATTTCCAAGATAAACGAAGACCTCGGTTCCGCTGATTTCGACGTGCCGTTCACCAACCCGGCATCCTCTTCCGGCGTATCCGAACAGGTAAAAAGTAACCTGGAGAATCTGGGCCTCGACAGTAAACCGCGTAAAAAATAA